The following are encoded in a window of Arthrobacter woluwensis genomic DNA:
- a CDS encoding MarR family winged helix-turn-helix transcriptional regulator, whose translation MKDVRWLSPAERRAWLAVVSVSTLLPAALDTDLNTRGRLSLFDYNVLAMLSEADGRYLAMSELAARTSASLSRLSHVVTKLQGRGWVQRESHPEDARVTVAHLTDEGFQTLTRLAPEHVEVVRELVFDALDEQDVEDLARVGERIVERLNCDHWILREGRELQEGR comes from the coding sequence ATGAAGGATGTACGGTGGCTCTCGCCGGCTGAGCGGCGGGCCTGGCTGGCGGTGGTGAGCGTGAGCACGCTCCTGCCTGCGGCGCTGGACACGGACCTCAACACCCGGGGCCGTCTCTCCCTGTTCGACTACAACGTCCTGGCCATGCTCTCCGAGGCTGACGGGCGGTACCTGGCCATGAGCGAGCTGGCCGCCCGGACGTCCGCGTCGCTCTCCCGCCTCTCGCATGTCGTCACCAAGCTCCAGGGCCGCGGCTGGGTCCAGCGGGAGTCGCATCCCGAGGACGCCCGGGTCACCGTGGCGCATCTGACGGACGAGGGTTTCCAGACCTTGACCCGGCTCGCCCCGGAGCACGTCGAGGTGGTGCGGGAGCTGGTGTTCGACGCTCTCGACGAGCAGGATGTGGAGGACCTGGCCCGCGTCGGCGAGCGGATCGTGGAACGCCTCAACTGCGACCACTGGATCCTCCGCGAGGGCCGTGAACTCCAGGAAGGCCGCTGA
- a CDS encoding SGNH/GDSL hydrolase family protein, giving the protein MTDFTTRYVALGDSFTEGVGDVDPTRPNGVRGWADRFAALLAQDAGDDGGVGYANLAIRGRKMRGILAEQIEPALALKPTLVSIYAGANDILRPKIDIDALLAEYARAVARLRETGAQVLLFTGFDARSSKVFGAMRGRTAIYNELVRGIAEDHDAIVVDYWRFAEYNDWRLWGVDRMHMSTLGHQNMAERVFHRLRGIQTPGAEPGPFTPPLLPAAPVVPRAEAFKANAAWTRDEAVPWVKRRLTGTSSGDSLSPRYPHLVDPRSLGD; this is encoded by the coding sequence ATGACCGACTTCACCACCCGCTATGTGGCACTGGGCGACTCCTTCACGGAAGGGGTCGGTGACGTCGACCCCACCCGCCCGAACGGCGTGCGCGGCTGGGCGGACCGGTTCGCCGCGCTGCTCGCCCAGGACGCGGGCGACGACGGCGGGGTCGGCTACGCGAACCTGGCGATCCGCGGGCGCAAGATGCGCGGGATCCTGGCCGAGCAGATCGAGCCCGCGCTCGCGCTGAAACCCACGCTCGTGAGCATCTACGCCGGCGCCAACGACATCCTCCGGCCCAAGATTGACATCGACGCGCTCCTGGCCGAGTACGCGCGGGCCGTCGCGCGTCTCCGTGAAACCGGTGCGCAGGTGCTGCTCTTCACCGGCTTCGACGCGCGGTCCTCCAAGGTGTTCGGGGCCATGCGCGGCCGGACGGCGATCTACAACGAACTGGTCCGGGGCATCGCCGAGGACCACGACGCGATCGTGGTGGACTACTGGCGCTTCGCCGAATACAACGACTGGCGCCTCTGGGGCGTCGACCGGATGCACATGTCCACCCTGGGACACCAGAACATGGCCGAGCGGGTGTTCCATCGCCTGCGCGGGATCCAGACGCCTGGCGCGGAGCCGGGGCCGTTCACCCCGCCGCTCCTGCCGGCGGCGCCCGTGGTCCCGCGGGCCGAGGCGTTCAAGGCCAACGCGGCGTGGACGCGCGACGAGGCCGTGCCCTGGGTCAAGCGTCGTCTGACAGGGACCTCCTCCGGGGATTCGCTGAGCCCCCGCTACCCCCACCTGGTGGACCCGCGCAGTCTGGGCGACTGA
- the rpsN gene encoding 30S ribosomal protein S14, with the protein MAKKSKIARNEQRKVIVERYAAKRLELKKTLVDPNATDEAREEARLGLQKLPRNASPVRVRNRDAIDGRPRGTFQKFGISRVRFRDMAHKGELPGITKSSW; encoded by the coding sequence ATGGCGAAGAAGTCCAAGATTGCTCGTAACGAGCAGCGCAAGGTCATCGTTGAGCGCTACGCTGCCAAGCGCCTCGAGCTCAAGAAGACCCTGGTCGACCCGAACGCGACCGACGAGGCACGCGAGGAGGCCCGCCTGGGTCTGCAGAAGCTGCCCCGCAACGCTTCCCCCGTCCGCGTCCGCAACCGCGACGCCATCGATGGCCGCCCCCGTGGCACCTTCCAGAAGTTCGGCATCTCCCGTGTCCGCTTCCGCGACATGGCCCACAAGGGCGAGCTGCCGGGCATCACCAAGTCTTCCTGGTAG
- the rpmB gene encoding 50S ribosomal protein L28, with product MAAHCQVTGAEPGFGHSISHSHRRNKRRFDPNIQKKRYWVPSLRRNVTLQVSAKGIKVIDQRGIDAVVAEILARGVKL from the coding sequence ATGGCAGCACACTGCCAGGTGACTGGGGCCGAGCCGGGCTTCGGGCACAGCATTTCGCACTCGCACCGCCGCAACAAGCGTCGGTTCGACCCGAACATCCAGAAGAAGCGCTACTGGGTTCCGTCCCTGCGCCGTAACGTGACCCTGCAGGTTTCTGCCAAGGGCATCAAGGTCATCGACCAGCGCGGTATCGACGCTGTTGTCGCCGAGATTCTGGCTCGTGGGGTGAAGCTCTAA
- the rpmG gene encoding 50S ribosomal protein L33, with translation MAKKDKDVRPIIKLKSTAGTGYTYVTRKNRRNDPDRLVLKKYDPVVRQHVEFREER, from the coding sequence ATGGCAAAGAAGGACAAGGACGTACGTCCGATCATCAAGCTGAAGTCCACCGCGGGCACCGGCTACACCTACGTGACGCGCAAGAACCGTCGTAACGACCCGGACCGCCTGGTCCTGAAGAAGTACGACCCGGTTGTGCGCCAGCACGTCGAATTCCGAGAGGAGCGCTAA
- a CDS encoding D-alanyl-D-alanine carboxypeptidase family protein, producing MSETVHVSTSPGSRTRRGLRLVAAAAAAAALALGFTTPAHAAGNPLPSVDPSPSASSIAVLVNKQRPLNPAQYYPSDLVNFRGTGYSLRREAATALNSLFTAAGAAGKPLTVVSAFRSYQTQVSTYNYYVSQYGEAYASTISARPGYSEHQTGLAVDVGNTYNCGLSTCFGSTPEGQWVAANAWRFGFIVRYPNGYTGTTGYAYEPWHLRYVGVDVASDMRARSIPTLEQYFAGNPARSASVKSGGDLLAVDGSGNLRLYRGAASNLSAVGVVGSGWSGFRSGHLVDWTGDGVYDILAQTNDGRLLLYRGATGGGFSSGQEISRGWAGRTLVTGRLKTGQRPGILAYDSAGVLSYYANTSGGAPSAGQRIGTGWKGALLTLTDFNGDGRTDLLARMSTGTMRLYGGTGAASFTSAVTVGSGWQGFTALVADYGFAGPGSRGVMARKPDGGLVYYGFRSGQWLPARTVGQGWGSLNIFR from the coding sequence ATGTCCGAAACCGTTCACGTGTCCACATCACCGGGTTCCCGCACGCGGCGCGGACTGCGCCTGGTGGCCGCTGCCGCCGCAGCCGCCGCCCTGGCTCTGGGATTCACGACGCCGGCCCACGCCGCCGGGAATCCGCTCCCCTCGGTGGACCCCTCGCCGTCCGCGTCCAGCATCGCGGTGCTCGTCAACAAGCAGCGCCCGCTCAACCCGGCGCAGTACTACCCGTCCGATCTGGTGAACTTCCGCGGCACGGGCTATTCCCTCCGGCGTGAGGCCGCCACGGCGCTGAACAGCCTCTTCACCGCGGCCGGCGCCGCGGGCAAGCCCCTGACCGTCGTCAGCGCGTTCCGGAGCTATCAGACCCAGGTGAGCACGTACAACTACTACGTCAGCCAGTACGGCGAGGCATATGCCAGCACGATCTCCGCCCGCCCCGGCTACAGCGAGCACCAGACGGGCCTGGCCGTCGACGTCGGCAACACCTACAACTGCGGCCTCAGCACCTGCTTCGGCAGCACGCCGGAGGGCCAGTGGGTCGCGGCCAACGCGTGGCGCTTCGGCTTCATCGTGCGATACCCGAACGGGTACACCGGCACCACCGGCTACGCCTACGAGCCCTGGCACCTGCGCTATGTGGGCGTGGATGTCGCCTCGGACATGCGCGCCCGCTCGATCCCGACCCTCGAGCAGTACTTCGCCGGCAACCCGGCACGCTCCGCCTCGGTGAAGAGCGGCGGGGATCTCCTGGCCGTGGACGGCTCAGGGAACCTGCGGCTGTACCGGGGGGCTGCCAGCAACCTCTCCGCCGTAGGGGTGGTGGGGAGCGGCTGGTCCGGATTCCGTTCCGGACATCTGGTGGACTGGACGGGCGATGGGGTCTACGACATCCTCGCCCAGACCAACGACGGGCGGCTCCTCCTCTACCGGGGCGCCACGGGCGGAGGCTTCTCAAGCGGTCAGGAGATCAGCAGGGGCTGGGCGGGCCGGACGCTCGTCACGGGCCGGCTGAAGACCGGGCAGCGGCCAGGCATCCTGGCGTACGACAGTGCGGGGGTCCTCTCCTATTACGCCAACACCTCGGGTGGTGCGCCGTCAGCCGGGCAGAGGATCGGCACCGGCTGGAAGGGCGCACTCCTGACGCTCACCGACTTCAACGGCGACGGCAGGACCGACCTCCTGGCCCGCATGTCCACCGGGACCATGCGGCTCTACGGAGGAACGGGGGCCGCGTCCTTCACGTCCGCCGTCACGGTGGGCAGCGGTTGGCAGGGCTTCACGGCCCTCGTGGCGGACTACGGTTTCGCCGGACCGGGTTCGCGCGGCGTGATGGCCCGCAAGCCCGACGGCGGCCTGGTGTACTACGGTTTCCGCAGCGGCCAGTGGCTGCCGGCCCGCACCGTGGGGCAGGGCTGGGGATCCCTCAACATCTTCCGCTGA